The Stieleria sp. JC731 genome has a segment encoding these proteins:
- a CDS encoding DUF1598 domain-containing protein — protein sequence MNRPFRAIPIALAVLLLSIPSVVFAQNTGNNGGGTTFDFGQPIAGVDIDAKGVLKVRTFDPRVARQRLMAARQQRDNNLMRASDLRKVSLQRLEKAAQEQLESKGELSDDLKALAGLTSVQYVFYYPETKDIVLAGPAEGFVADPTERFVGINSGKPTVLLEDLVVALRAFAPTGQPTGVISVSIDPTSEGLQRMQQFLASVRGKVRPSDARQLAMGLKNNLGLQTVSINGVPNDTHFARVLVEADYRMKLIGIGLERLPVPMKSYVDRANPASVAANAMERWYFQPSYDGISVSEDGLAMKINERGVQLVGENERVAGGNRTITKRVNKASQAFCQDFTEKFPLIADKVRIYAEMRQLMDISIAAAYIQEQDFYGQSEWAMPVLGNESSVAVQTYTAPEQVETAVNAIWRGNTLMTPLGGGVQMQPRKALTTDNLVVDREGKNDAVKQSAGPADLEDGQWWWD from the coding sequence ATGAATCGTCCTTTCCGCGCCATTCCCATCGCTCTGGCCGTTTTGTTGCTTTCGATCCCCTCGGTCGTGTTCGCCCAGAACACCGGCAACAACGGTGGTGGAACAACATTTGATTTTGGTCAGCCAATCGCCGGTGTTGATATCGATGCCAAAGGCGTTTTGAAGGTCCGTACTTTTGATCCACGCGTCGCACGTCAGCGTCTGATGGCTGCCCGTCAGCAACGTGACAACAATCTAATGCGTGCAAGCGACTTGCGAAAAGTTTCCTTGCAGCGATTGGAAAAGGCTGCTCAGGAGCAATTGGAAAGCAAAGGCGAATTGAGTGACGATCTTAAAGCACTCGCCGGCCTGACCAGTGTGCAGTACGTCTTCTACTATCCAGAAACCAAAGACATCGTTTTGGCTGGACCTGCCGAAGGGTTCGTTGCGGACCCCACCGAGCGATTCGTGGGAATCAACTCGGGCAAGCCAACCGTGTTGCTGGAGGACTTGGTCGTCGCTTTGCGAGCTTTCGCGCCAACCGGACAACCGACCGGAGTCATCAGCGTTTCGATCGATCCAACTTCGGAAGGTTTGCAACGCATGCAGCAATTCTTGGCGTCGGTTCGCGGAAAGGTTCGCCCGAGCGATGCCCGTCAATTGGCGATGGGCCTGAAAAACAATCTGGGATTGCAAACCGTTTCGATCAACGGTGTTCCCAACGATACGCACTTCGCTCGCGTTCTTGTCGAAGCTGACTATCGCATGAAACTGATCGGAATCGGGTTGGAGCGACTTCCAGTTCCGATGAAAAGCTACGTTGACCGCGCCAACCCAGCATCGGTCGCGGCAAATGCGATGGAACGTTGGTACTTCCAGCCCAGCTACGACGGAATCTCGGTTAGCGAAGACGGGTTGGCAATGAAGATCAACGAACGTGGCGTTCAACTAGTCGGCGAAAATGAGCGAGTTGCCGGCGGCAACCGAACGATCACAAAACGAGTCAACAAGGCGAGCCAAGCGTTCTGCCAAGACTTCACCGAGAAGTTTCCTTTGATCGCTGACAAAGTCCGCATCTACGCGGAAATGCGTCAGTTGATGGATATTTCGATCGCGGCAGCTTATATCCAAGAGCAAGACTTTTACGGCCAGTCGGAATGGGCCATGCCGGTCTTGGGCAACGAGTCTTCAGTTGCCGTTCAGACGTATACTGCTCCTGAACAGGTTGAAACCGCCGTCAATGCGATTTGGCGAGGCAACACCTTGATGACCCCGCTCGGTGGTGGCGTTCAAATGCAGCCACGCAAAGCTCTGACAACTGACAATCTGGTTGTCGATCGCGAAGGCAAAAACGATGCTGTGAAGCAGTCGGCCGGGCCTGCTGACCTGGAAGATGGTCAGTGGTGGTGGGACTGA
- the gnd gene encoding decarboxylating NADP(+)-dependent phosphogluconate dehydrogenase, with amino-acid sequence MSGDCDFGLIGLAVMGENLALNVESRGYKVAVYNRTTSKVDDLINGRAAGKNFVGTHSIEEFVKSVKRPRKLMMLVKAGPAVDAIIEQLLPYCEPGDIIIDGGNEYFEHTERRVKQVEEAGLLYVGCGVSGGEEGALKGPSLMPGGSADAWPHIKEMFQSIAAKVGPNNDIPCCEWLGSGGAGNYVKMVHNGIEYGDMQLICEAYQLLSELGGLSNEELYDVFEQWNEGELQSYLIEITRDIFSVKDDQGGDGYLVDKILDVAGAKGTGKWMSQLALDLGVPSTLVTTAVFARGLSAQKEARVRASEKLNGPSESSNPELQAVAKSLAGNKAEFIEAVRQALYASKIVSYAQGFVQLQAASAEHGWGLDYGAAALLWRGGCIIRAQFLDRIKEAFDKDADLENLMLDKYFEEAVEKCQEKWRKVVALASVVGIPVPAFSTALCYYDGYRMSRLPANLLQAQRDYFGAHTYQRTDKEGTFHTEWLDLRKEPKA; translated from the coding sequence ATGAGCGGCGATTGCGATTTTGGTTTAATTGGCTTGGCTGTCATGGGCGAAAACTTGGCCCTTAATGTCGAGAGTCGCGGATACAAGGTCGCCGTGTACAACCGTACCACCAGCAAGGTCGACGACCTGATCAACGGTCGCGCCGCTGGCAAAAACTTCGTCGGAACCCACTCCATCGAAGAATTTGTGAAGTCGGTCAAACGACCTCGCAAGCTGATGATGCTGGTCAAAGCAGGCCCCGCCGTTGACGCGATCATCGAGCAACTGCTTCCATACTGCGAACCTGGCGACATCATCATCGACGGCGGCAACGAGTACTTCGAACACACCGAACGTCGTGTCAAACAGGTTGAAGAAGCAGGATTGCTGTACGTCGGCTGCGGCGTCAGTGGCGGTGAAGAAGGCGCCCTGAAAGGCCCAAGTTTGATGCCCGGCGGCAGCGCCGACGCGTGGCCACACATCAAAGAAATGTTCCAGTCGATCGCGGCAAAAGTCGGCCCGAACAACGACATCCCTTGCTGCGAATGGCTCGGCAGTGGTGGCGCCGGCAACTACGTCAAGATGGTCCACAACGGGATCGAATATGGCGATATGCAGTTGATTTGCGAAGCGTACCAATTGCTTAGCGAACTCGGTGGCCTCAGCAACGAAGAGCTCTACGACGTTTTCGAACAGTGGAATGAGGGTGAACTGCAAAGCTACCTGATCGAAATCACCCGCGACATCTTCAGCGTCAAAGATGACCAAGGTGGCGACGGCTACCTTGTCGACAAAATCTTGGACGTCGCCGGAGCCAAGGGAACCGGTAAATGGATGAGCCAACTGGCTTTGGACCTAGGCGTGCCTAGCACCCTGGTCACCACAGCTGTGTTCGCTCGCGGATTGTCAGCACAGAAAGAAGCTCGTGTTCGTGCCAGCGAAAAACTGAACGGACCTTCGGAATCGTCTAATCCCGAACTGCAAGCCGTCGCGAAGTCGCTCGCAGGAAACAAAGCTGAATTCATCGAAGCTGTCCGCCAAGCACTCTATGCCTCCAAGATCGTTTCGTATGCCCAAGGCTTTGTGCAGTTGCAAGCCGCATCGGCAGAACACGGCTGGGGTCTCGACTACGGTGCGGCAGCACTGTTGTGGCGTGGCGGTTGTATCATCCGCGCCCAGTTCCTCGATCGCATCAAAGAAGCGTTCGACAAAGATGCCGACCTGGAAAACTTGATGCTGGACAAGTACTTCGAAGAAGCTGTCGAGAAGTGTCAAGAAAAATGGCGCAAGGTTGTCGCGTTGGCTTCCGTCGTGGGCATCCCCGTTCCTGCGTTCAGCACCGCATTGTGCTACTACGACGGTTACCGCATGTCTCGCCTACCAGCAAACTTGCTGCAAGCTCAACGCGATTACTTCGGTGCACACACGTATCAACGTACCGACAAAGAAGGCACCTTCCACACCGAGTGGTTGGACCTTCGTAAAGAACCGAAGGCTTAG